Proteins from one Pseudomonadota bacterium genomic window:
- the hemC gene encoding hydroxymethylbilane synthase, which translates to MQKTIKIGTRASLLALAQSTLIKSLIEAQYPDTTVELVKIITKGDKILDVPLAMVGGKGLFVKEIEEAMLRGEIDIAVHSMKDVPSDLPDGLHIGIVTKRENPHDAFISNTYETLQDLPQGAKVGTSSLRRRAQLTVARPDLRIEDLRGNLDTRLRKLDEGMYDAIILAAAGLNRLGLSHRARSYFTAEEMLPAVAQGAVGIELRIADQELLDGLAFLNDQETTYAVHAERGFLQRLEGGCQVPIAGFAELVGDTLHLTGLVAAVDGGIVLKKKASADPSKAKEMGVELAEALLDLGAKEILSEVYGNDVK; encoded by the coding sequence ATGCAGAAAACAATTAAGATCGGAACCCGGGCAAGCCTGCTGGCGTTGGCCCAGAGTACCTTGATCAAAAGCCTGATTGAAGCGCAATACCCGGACACCACTGTTGAATTGGTCAAGATCATCACCAAGGGCGACAAGATTCTTGATGTGCCCCTTGCCATGGTTGGTGGAAAGGGCCTTTTTGTCAAAGAAATCGAAGAAGCCATGCTGCGCGGCGAGATAGACATTGCCGTGCACAGCATGAAAGACGTGCCCTCTGATCTGCCGGATGGTCTGCATATCGGCATCGTCACCAAGCGTGAAAATCCCCATGATGCATTTATCTCGAATACATATGAGACCCTCCAGGACCTGCCGCAGGGTGCAAAAGTCGGCACCAGCAGTCTCAGGCGCAGAGCGCAACTCACCGTCGCCCGTCCCGACCTGCGTATCGAGGATCTGCGCGGCAATCTCGATACGCGTCTTCGTAAACTTGATGAAGGGATGTATGATGCGATCATCCTTGCTGCGGCCGGATTGAATCGTCTGGGTTTGAGCCATCGGGCCAGATCGTATTTTACTGCCGAAGAAATGCTGCCGGCAGTGGCTCAGGGTGCAGTGGGAATCGAGTTGCGGATTGCTGATCAGGAATTACTGGATGGCCTGGCATTCCTCAATGATCAGGAAACCACCTATGCGGTCCATGCTGAGCGCGGTTTTCTGCAGCGCCTTGAAGGAGGATGCCAGGTACCCATTGCCGGGTTTGCAGAACTGGTGGGCGATACATTGCATCTCACCGGTCTTGTTGCGGCAGTCGATGGTGGCATCGTGTTGAAGAAGAAGGCAAGCGCTGATCCTTCCAAGGCAAAGGAAATGGGTGTTGAAC
- a CDS encoding zinc ribbon domain-containing protein, which produces MPLYDFRCRSCGEEFETLVMGSDKPICPKCESEDLEKLMSAFSHRSGGSGRSSESSGGSSSKCSGCAGGSCSTC; this is translated from the coding sequence ATGCCTTTATATGATTTTAGATGCCGGTCCTGCGGCGAAGAGTTTGAAACACTGGTAATGGGCAGTGATAAACCAATCTGCCCCAAATGTGAGAGTGAAGACCTGGAAAAGCTGATGTCGGCCTTTTCGCACCGTTCCGGAGGAAGTGGCAGATCAAGTGAATCTTCCGGCGGTTCATCTTCCAAATGTTCTGGATGTGCAGGCGGAAGCTGCAGTACCTGCTGA